In Plutella xylostella chromosome 4, ilPluXylo3.1, whole genome shotgun sequence, a genomic segment contains:
- the LOC119694581 gene encoding nuclear fragile X mental retardation-interacting protein 1 → MYRPPFSPRPRYPMSSNTSHNLRHSFYPRKPLNHDFGQDIPREHWCETCDRDFRSAQQLQTHIQQHETCNIDGCKFVAHPKVITKHIQMQHSSGLYNKIAKLDNPEAIQKWREERKKKYPTKVNVEKKTAEIKEKIDRGEKMCLERKKKFQTNNKSGFKREKDTPNKNNLKVSNITNNKKRHRPAKISAEVIPEEKKMKMQPFCGIQDLLTNSDSEEMTVETSNNFLIDDEDFVEDSATPIPSKTSEKTAVCSAISNLICNYGSSDEDDTEVTPVDPPKKVNDILPKSDIVTESKEISTSKNISDDDSGPDEVKTNNIKENVESEMPAVEALKNTTKKFDKSSARKVSSFNHGRHVKTSNHKYKPKIPSTLLQKLLSKEIRQERNIVLQCIRHIVTNNYFEDKK, encoded by the exons ATGTATAGGCCACCTTTCTCTCCACGGCCTCGATATCCGATGTCCTCGAATACTTCTCATAACCTAAGACATAGTTTTTACCCTCGAAAACCATTGAACCATGATTTTGGACAGGATATACCCCGGGAACATTGGTGTGAAACATGTGATAGAGATTTCCGGTCAGCACAACAATTACAGACCCATATTCAGCAACATGAg ACCTGCAATATTGATGGATGTAAATTTGTTGCACACCCCAAAGTCATTACAAAACATATCCAAATGCAACACTCTTCTGgcttgtataataaaatagctAAATTAGACAATCCTGAAGCCATTCAGAAGTGGCGAGAAGAACGCAAAAAGAAATATCCGACTAAAGTTAATGTTGAGAAAAAGACAGCAGAAATAAAGGAAAAAATTGATAGAGGAGAGAAAATGTGTCTTGAAAGGAAAAAGAAATTTCAAACCAATAATAAAAGTG GATTCAAGAGAGAAAAAGACACACctaataagaataatttaaaagtttCAAATATTACTAACAATAAGAAAAGGCATCGACCAGCAAAGATTAGTGCAGAGGTTATCCCAGAAGAGAAAAAAATGAAGATGCAACCCTTTTGTGGTATTCAAGATTTATTAACCAACAGCGACTCAGAAGAAATGACAGTGGAAACAAGTAACAATTTCTTGATAGATGATGAGGACTTTGTTGAAGATTCTGCCACCCCCATACCATCCAAAACATCAGAAAAGACTGCAGTCTGTAGTGCCATATCTAATCTCATCTGTAATTATGGATCATCTGATGAAGATGACACAGAAGTGACTCCAGTAGACCCACCAAAAAAGGTAAATGATATTTTACCTAAAAGTGATATTGTTACTGAATCTAAAGAAATCAGTACCAGTAAGAATATCAGTGATGATGACAGTGGCCCGGATGAGGTCAagacaaataatattaaggAAAATGTTGAATCTGAAATGCCTGCTGTAGAGGCATTAAAGAATACTACAAAGAAATTTGATAAATCATCAGCAAGGAAAGTTTCATCATTCAATCATGGAAGACATGTAAAAACCAGTAACCATAAGTATAAACCAAAGATACCATCAACACTGCTCCAAAAGTTATTGTCAAAAGAAATAAGACAAGAAAGAAATATTGTATTACAATGTATAAGGCATATTGTTACAAATAATTACTTTGAAGATAAGAAATAA
- the LOC119694584 gene encoding chromatin complexes subunit BAP18, with product MSNSAAKVGEIFTEAGAAFNKLAEMTMLLHPMAESTTVAQVKTPVKRKAEDKSPAAHSISPVHSVHTTPLSQQVTLNMLNASESEMDVEGIRNDVKLEFETSNEEVPT from the exons ATGAGCAATTCGGCAGCAAAA GTTGGAGAAATATTCACTGAAGCAGGAGCTGCATTCAACAAacttgcagaaatgactatGTTATTGCATCCCATGGCCGAATCAACAACTGT TGCTCAAGTAAAAACACCAGTGAAGAGGAAGGCAGAGGACAAATCACCAGCAGCTCACAGCATCAGCCCGGTCCACAGTGTACACACCACTCCTCTCTCACAACAG gTTACCCTCAATATGCTGAATGCTTCAGAATCTGAAATGGATGTAGAAGGGATCAGAAATGATGTAAAATTGGAGTTTGAAACAAGCAATGAAGAAGTTCCAacataa
- the LOC119694582 gene encoding probable RNA methyltransferase CG11342 — MKPDDDLSFIGGDPGAVKHGNFINYYSFHSAKERINNLSIEMFPTVVTNEPIICLDIGCNSGELTQEFYQYLKNVYHNNNIMILAIDIDSALIKRAIDTNTADNITFRSIDIMSEDGAEEIKTYLNSHSKQAFDITFCFSVTMWIHLNNGDEGLLKFLQFLKEIPSTVLIETQPWNCYRNAQRRMKKQGNDFAFYHTLKIRSDVNLTIEKVMIESTHKKVYESHESAWKRRIQSFQLIK; from the coding sequence ATGAAGCCTGATGATGATCTTTCTTTTATTGGCGGTGACCCCGGTGCAGTAAAACATGGAAACTTCATCAACTACTACTCATTTCACAGTGCGAAAGAGAGAATCAACAACCTTAGTATAGAAATGTTCCCTACAGTGGTCACAAATGAACCTATCATCTGCTTGGATATTGGCTGCAACTCTGGAGAACTGACACAAGAATTTTATCAATACCTAAAAAACGTATaccacaataataatattatgatactaGCAATAGACATAGATTCAGCATTAATTAAAAGAGCAATAGACACAAATACTGCAGATAACATCACATTCAGGTCCATTGATATAATGTCTGAAGATGGTGCTGAAGAGATTAAAACATATCTAAACTCCCACAGCAAGCAAGCATTTGACATAACATTCTGTTTTTCTGTTACAATGTGGATACACCTCAACAATGGTGATGAAGGACTTCTCAAGTTTTTACAATTTCTTAAGGAAATTCCTAGCACAGTATTAATTGAGACACAGCCATGGAATTGCTACAGAAATGCACAGCGACGGATGAAGAAACAAGGAAATGATTTTGCCTTCTATCATACTTTGAAAATTAGAAGTGATGTTAATTTAACTATTGAAAAAGTAATGATAGAATCTACTCACAAAAAAGTTTATGAATCTCATGAATCCGCATGGAAAAGAAGAATTCAAAGttttcaattaattaaatga